Proteins encoded together in one Clostridia bacterium window:
- a CDS encoding ABC transporter ATP-binding protein has protein sequence MPPLVEVRKVSFAYGRHEVFRDINLELEDGHILCILGPNGCGKTTLLDCILGILKPTRGTVLVKGKPVSSISAREMARQVAYVPQIHERTFPYLVKDLVLMGRASYLGLFSSPSREDEEIAEWALQEVGMSRFRDRPYTQLSGGEGQLVMIARALAQKTPIIIMDEPTAHLDFRHELIVLETMVRLVRDTGVSILMATHFPNHAFFFENHNLPTTVAMMHRAGLAALGPPSKVLSEAKLREVYGIDARTLTCELDRGRTLRYVVAVNTLSGHQGGACAS, from the coding sequence GTGCCGCCCCTGGTGGAAGTGCGCAAAGTATCCTTCGCCTACGGCCGGCACGAGGTATTTCGAGACATCAATCTAGAGCTCGAAGACGGCCACATCCTCTGCATATTGGGCCCCAACGGTTGCGGTAAGACTACTCTGCTTGACTGCATCCTGGGAATCCTTAAACCTACGCGGGGCACGGTACTGGTTAAGGGAAAGCCGGTATCCAGCATTTCTGCCCGGGAGATGGCGCGGCAGGTAGCCTACGTGCCCCAGATTCACGAAAGAACCTTCCCTTACCTGGTGAAGGATCTTGTGCTCATGGGCAGGGCATCCTACCTGGGGCTTTTCTCTTCGCCTTCCCGGGAAGACGAGGAGATCGCCGAGTGGGCGTTACAGGAAGTAGGTATGAGCCGTTTCAGGGACCGGCCCTATACCCAGCTCAGTGGAGGCGAGGGACAGTTGGTGATGATTGCTCGGGCTCTGGCGCAGAAGACCCCGATTATCATCATGGACGAACCTACCGCCCACCTGGATTTCCGGCACGAACTTATCGTCCTCGAAACCATGGTCAGATTGGTTAGGGATACCGGTGTGTCTATCCTAATGGCCACCCATTTTCCCAACCACGCTTTTTTCTTTGAGAATCACAACCTCCCTACCACAGTGGCCATGATGCACCGGGCCGGCCTGGCGGCACTCGGCCCTCCCAGCAAGGTACTGTCGGAGGCCAAGCTCCGAGAGGTTTACGGCATCGATGCCCGGACGCTGACCTGCGAGCTGGACCGGGGCCGTACTCTGAGGTACGTGGTAGCCGTGAACACGCTATCCGGTCACCAGGGGGGTGCATGCGCAAGTTGA
- a CDS encoding DUF3343 domain-containing protein: MGGERVTFFTFPSTHYALKAEKAARQAGVRVRLVPVPRELSSLCGLALEVDTEHELAALEALAGVKLERKARVIREAGLITALVEVVDFEPQ, from the coding sequence ATGGGAGGCGAGAGAGTAACGTTTTTTACCTTTCCCTCCACCCACTACGCGCTGAAGGCGGAGAAGGCGGCAAGACAGGCCGGGGTAAGGGTCAGGCTGGTTCCCGTTCCCCGCGAGCTCAGTTCCCTCTGCGGATTGGCCCTGGAGGTAGACACCGAGCATGAGCTTGCGGCTCTGGAAGCGCTGGCGGGGGTAAAGCTGGAGCGTAAGGCCAGGGTGATAAGGGAGGCCGGCCTGATCACGGCCTTGGTCGAAGTGGTGGATTTTGAGCCCCAGTAA
- a CDS encoding diguanylate cyclase, with translation MGLQPWQLLAIDELTSFSFPASCQDLVQEAGEKASRVIGLRRLAATVEEDGKTVELGRWGFGDRAPSKERLRHLGKEVLVHVMSGVVKGRIYLELGHRPSAQERWVLRLLARRLEDLIATREMARKARQWERAFRAVLNNVHNGVFIFEPGGQVLEVNDSVLGLYGLADRAEALGRCFWRDYSAPGCRREEVDRWWAEGAEEESLHLEWLARRPSDGSVFEAEARFAKVDFCGRKALLATVRHKRRFRGDRGDLLRSVFDHSPTAMYIVREGRFEMVNPQFERLSGYSREELIDRESLSLVFPEDREKVRQAAVRMLKGANTRPYEFRVVTKQGSLRWVEETVTSWEYSNRRVTLGSVVDITEKKRFAQRLEYVSLHDQLTGLYNRVYFEEELRRLSNSEDCYPVSVIVADVNGLKLVNDTRGHERGDELLVACARVLQRTLRRSDVVARVGGDEFVAILPKTDEAAGTAILHRLQAAVEEHNHRHPELPLSVSFGLATARTPEESLRETYRQADDRMYQEKLYSETTARGQAVNALVAALAQRDHFAEGHARRLAHWCRKVGERLGAFQTATGQFGPSGQGSRHW, from the coding sequence TTGGGTCTCCAGCCATGGCAATTGCTAGCGATTGACGAGCTAACCAGCTTCTCTTTTCCCGCCTCTTGTCAGGACTTGGTGCAGGAAGCAGGGGAAAAGGCGTCCCGGGTAATAGGGCTTCGCCGCCTGGCTGCAACTGTGGAGGAAGACGGCAAGACAGTGGAGCTCGGGCGCTGGGGCTTCGGGGACCGTGCTCCTTCAAAGGAACGGCTTCGGCATCTGGGCAAAGAGGTCCTGGTGCACGTCATGTCTGGCGTGGTGAAGGGACGGATATACCTGGAGCTGGGGCACAGGCCTTCGGCGCAGGAGCGGTGGGTTCTGAGGCTCTTGGCTCGCCGCTTGGAGGATTTGATCGCCACAAGGGAGATGGCACGGAAGGCCCGGCAATGGGAGCGGGCCTTCCGCGCCGTCCTCAACAACGTTCACAACGGGGTCTTCATTTTCGAGCCCGGCGGCCAGGTCTTGGAGGTAAACGACTCGGTGCTCGGGCTGTACGGGCTGGCGGACCGGGCGGAGGCCCTAGGCCGGTGCTTCTGGCGGGACTACTCCGCTCCCGGCTGCCGCCGGGAAGAAGTGGATCGATGGTGGGCCGAGGGGGCGGAGGAGGAAAGCCTTCACCTGGAGTGGCTGGCCCGGCGCCCCTCCGACGGCTCGGTTTTTGAAGCCGAGGCGCGCTTTGCCAAGGTGGACTTCTGCGGCCGCAAGGCCCTGTTGGCTACGGTTCGGCATAAGAGGAGGTTTAGGGGCGACCGCGGAGACCTGCTGCGGAGCGTCTTCGACCACAGTCCTACTGCCATGTATATAGTGAGGGAGGGCCGGTTTGAGATGGTAAATCCGCAGTTTGAGCGGCTTTCCGGCTACTCCCGGGAGGAATTGATCGACCGAGAGTCCTTGAGCCTGGTGTTCCCCGAGGACCGGGAGAAGGTGCGGCAAGCAGCGGTGCGCATGCTCAAGGGTGCTAACACCCGGCCTTATGAGTTCCGGGTGGTTACCAAGCAAGGCAGCCTCCGGTGGGTCGAGGAGACGGTCACATCTTGGGAGTACAGCAACCGGCGGGTCACCTTGGGCAGCGTAGTGGACATCACCGAAAAGAAGCGCTTTGCCCAGAGGCTGGAATATGTCAGCCTGCATGACCAGCTTACGGGGTTATATAATCGCGTCTATTTCGAGGAGGAGCTCCGGCGCCTAAGCAACAGCGAGGACTGCTACCCTGTGAGCGTGATTGTAGCCGACGTCAACGGCCTCAAACTCGTGAATGACACCCGGGGCCACGAACGGGGGGACGAACTGCTGGTGGCCTGCGCCCGGGTCCTTCAGCGCACTTTGCGCCGCTCGGACGTGGTGGCCCGAGTGGGGGGAGACGAATTCGTGGCCATTTTGCCCAAGACCGATGAGGCGGCCGGCACGGCCATACTGCACCGGTTGCAGGCGGCGGTGGAGGAGCATAACCACCGGCACCCGGAGCTGCCGTTAAGCGTTAGCTTCGGTCTCGCCACGGCCCGAACGCCGGAAGAATCCCTGCGGGAAACCTACCGCCAGGCCGACGACCGGATGTACCAGGAGAAGCTGTACTCGGAAACCACTGCCCGCGGTCAGGCCGTCAACGCCCTGGTGGCCGCCCTGGCGCAGCGGGACCATTTTGCCGAGGGCCACGCCCGGCGACTGGCCCACTGGTGCCGGAAGGTGGGTGAGCGTCTCGGGGCTTTCCAAACAGCAACAGGCCAATTTGGCCCTTCTGGCCAGGGTTCACGACATTGGTAA
- a CDS encoding iron ABC transporter permease, producing MTSRKQRWLYLLPLVPVLFIFLSLFIGRYPVPPVVAAHILWSKFTGAPADVPDISRTVVWDIRLPRAILGAMVGGSLAASGAAFQGLFRNPLVNSGILGVSAGAGFGASLAILLFKSVVLVYAFAFGFGFLAVILSYLIGRIYRSTPTIMLVLGGVIVSSMFQALISFIKYIADPYEKLPAIVFWLMGSLASARFQDIIVASIPMSVGMAGLVAISWRINVLSMGDKEAQTLGVNVVLEKGIVIFCASLATAGAVCVSGIIGWVGLVIPHIGRMIVGNDNRVLIPTSMALGGAYLILVDTLARVVSGSEIPLGILTALVGGPFFVYLLKKTKGGGW from the coding sequence TTTTTATCTTCCTCTCTCTGTTCATAGGAAGATACCCGGTCCCACCCGTGGTGGCGGCCCATATATTGTGGTCCAAGTTTACTGGCGCCCCCGCCGACGTGCCGGACATCAGCCGGACGGTAGTGTGGGATATCCGCCTCCCCAGAGCGATATTGGGCGCCATGGTGGGGGGAAGCCTGGCGGCGAGCGGTGCTGCCTTTCAGGGCCTGTTTCGCAATCCCCTGGTCAATTCCGGCATCCTGGGGGTGAGCGCCGGCGCCGGATTCGGAGCTTCCCTGGCCATATTACTCTTCAAAAGCGTAGTCCTGGTATATGCCTTCGCCTTTGGTTTCGGCTTCCTGGCGGTCATATTGAGCTACCTGATCGGGCGGATTTATCGCTCGACACCCACCATTATGCTGGTTCTGGGCGGGGTCATTGTGTCTTCTATGTTCCAGGCCTTGATATCATTCATCAAGTACATAGCCGACCCGTACGAAAAGCTTCCGGCTATCGTATTCTGGCTAATGGGGAGCTTGGCCAGCGCCCGTTTTCAGGACATTATTGTGGCGAGCATACCCATGTCCGTCGGAATGGCAGGTTTGGTCGCTATTAGCTGGCGCATCAACGTGCTCTCCATGGGGGATAAGGAGGCACAGACGCTGGGAGTCAATGTGGTCCTGGAGAAGGGGATAGTGATTTTCTGCGCCAGCCTGGCCACGGCCGGCGCGGTGTGTGTCAGCGGTATTATCGGCTGGGTCGGGTTGGTCATCCCCCATATCGGCCGAATGATAGTGGGAAACGACAACAGGGTGCTGATTCCCACCAGCATGGCCTTGGGGGGTGCCTACCTGATTTTGGTGGACACGCTGGCCAGGGTGGTTTCCGGATCGGAGATACCCCTGGGCATACTGACCGCTCTGGTAGGAGGGCCTTTTTTTGTGTACTTGCTGAAAAAGACCAAGGGTGGGGGGTGGTAA
- a CDS encoding recombinase family protein produces the protein MRAAVYVRVSTEEQVETGYSLAEQREACIRRAKELGATSITVYADEGVSGATLDRPGLSALRREARSGRIELVVCRDPDRLSRRLAHQLLLTEELERWGVRLEFISFEWKDTPEGRLFYAVRGAIAEYEREKIRERTTLGRLQKARQGGIPVGLDLYGYTYNPETGRVEVREEEVAVVREIFVRFAGGWGYSAIARWLNEQGVPTRRRKGPWHRQVVAQIIANSAYAGTWYYRRRDFAGGRRGQPVPPEHWIAVPVPALIPEDLWLAARQKAEAARRLWASRGKHDYLLSGLVTCGDCGLPMSGTWMSCWGKPDRRYTCRRHAAGSRGGGCRPTKVVLARPVEQVVWDRVKAWLGDSETLAREATSAWPDAEELRRELARVDRLLVETERGRQNVLAALAGGWFDLDARTRNMLAELRHRAERLNRRKKEIEAEIARGTGGGPDPVGLRLAAASLLAGIDAFAFEEKRELVRALVQQVVVTGRPRAGDACGDLTVTVVPRTEEAPDGGNPFRRALTLGRKY, from the coding sequence GTGCGGGCGGCTGTCTACGTCCGAGTGAGCACCGAGGAGCAGGTGGAGACCGGCTACAGCCTGGCGGAGCAAAGAGAAGCCTGCATCCGCCGGGCCAAGGAACTGGGGGCGACTTCCATAACCGTGTACGCCGACGAGGGGGTTTCGGGTGCCACCCTGGACCGGCCCGGCCTTTCCGCCCTGCGCCGCGAGGCCCGCTCCGGCCGCATCGAGCTGGTCGTGTGCCGCGACCCCGATCGTCTTTCGCGCCGGCTGGCGCACCAGCTTCTTCTCACCGAGGAACTGGAGCGGTGGGGCGTACGGCTGGAATTCATCAGCTTCGAGTGGAAGGATACTCCCGAAGGTCGCCTCTTTTACGCAGTGCGGGGAGCCATAGCCGAGTACGAAAGGGAGAAGATACGCGAGCGCACCACCCTGGGCAGGCTGCAGAAGGCCCGTCAGGGAGGTATTCCCGTAGGGCTCGATCTGTACGGGTATACCTACAATCCCGAGACCGGTCGGGTAGAGGTCAGGGAGGAGGAGGTGGCGGTAGTAAGGGAGATATTCGTCCGGTTTGCCGGCGGTTGGGGTTACAGCGCCATCGCCCGCTGGCTGAACGAGCAAGGGGTGCCTACCAGGCGCAGGAAGGGCCCGTGGCACCGGCAGGTTGTGGCTCAGATTATCGCCAACAGCGCCTATGCGGGCACCTGGTACTACCGCCGCCGGGACTTTGCCGGAGGCAGGCGGGGCCAACCGGTCCCGCCCGAGCACTGGATTGCCGTCCCGGTGCCGGCCCTGATCCCGGAGGACTTATGGCTGGCCGCCCGGCAGAAGGCCGAGGCGGCGCGGCGGTTGTGGGCCAGCCGAGGCAAACACGATTACCTGCTGTCGGGGCTCGTGACCTGCGGTGACTGCGGTTTGCCCATGAGCGGCACCTGGATGAGCTGCTGGGGGAAACCGGACCGCCGCTACACCTGCCGGCGTCATGCCGCGGGCAGTAGGGGCGGTGGGTGCCGGCCGACGAAGGTGGTACTGGCCCGCCCGGTGGAGCAGGTGGTGTGGGATCGGGTAAAGGCGTGGCTGGGAGATAGCGAGACCCTGGCGCGGGAGGCCACCTCCGCATGGCCGGATGCGGAAGAGCTGCGGCGGGAATTGGCCCGGGTGGATAGACTTCTGGTCGAGACCGAGCGGGGGCGCCAAAACGTGCTGGCCGCTCTGGCCGGGGGCTGGTTCGACCTCGATGCCAGGACGAGAAACATGCTGGCGGAGCTGAGGCACAGGGCGGAGCGTCTTAACCGACGCAAGAAAGAGATCGAGGCGGAGATAGCGCGGGGTACGGGAGGTGGGCCGGACCCGGTCGGATTGCGCCTGGCCGCGGCAAGCCTGCTGGCCGGAATCGACGCCTTTGCCTTTGAGGAGAAGAGAGAGCTGGTGCGCGCCCTGGTCCAACAGGTTGTGGTGACCGGCCGCCCGAGGGCCGGCGACGCCTGCGGGGATTTAACGGTGACCGTGGTGCCCAGGACGGAAGAGGCACCGGACGGTGGCAATCCTTTCCGCCGGGCATTGACTTTAGGCCGGAAATACTGA
- a CDS encoding sigma-70 family RNA polymerase sigma factor → MTLIDVLGTEPDAVAEVVERGYDYERVKHHLSGLHDRERQVLELRYGILGGLRRTQREIARRLGISRSYVSRIEKKAIQKLIQELERTAPDRPAHQI, encoded by the coding sequence GTGACGCTCATTGACGTGCTGGGCACGGAACCGGATGCCGTGGCCGAAGTCGTAGAGCGGGGCTACGATTACGAACGGGTGAAACACCACCTGTCAGGACTCCACGATCGAGAACGCCAGGTGCTGGAGCTGCGGTACGGCATTCTGGGAGGGTTGCGGCGCACCCAGAGGGAGATAGCCAGGCGCCTGGGCATTTCGCGCAGCTACGTTTCGCGCATCGAGAAGAAGGCCATTCAGAAGCTCATCCAGGAACTGGAGAGGACCGCCCCCGACCGGCCCGCTCACCAGATATAG
- a CDS encoding selenium metabolism-associated LysR family transcriptional regulator, translated as MQLEWLETFVTTVEIGTLSAAARALHLTQPAVSKQLAALESYCGARLLERRGREARLTPAGRIFYRTAKEVLRRLDRTRQEIAGLEQLLQGELLLGASTTPGQYLLPRLIAGFRSRYPGLQVTLRIADTAEVLKGVREAELDLGVVGAKSPIRGLKFRPLAEDEIVLIVPPAHRLAGLREVSPQDLEGEPFIWRESGSGTRKVLVERLSALGIRLPEPVMTLGSTEAVVNAVEAGLGLSFVTHLAAERSVHLGKVAALRVKGLDLRRELFLVGRGRETSPAVEAFWNFAARRLSPNDQCCPGPAVL; from the coding sequence ATGCAGCTCGAATGGCTCGAGACCTTCGTGACCACGGTGGAGATCGGTACGCTTTCTGCCGCCGCGCGTGCCCTGCACCTTACCCAGCCGGCGGTCAGCAAGCAGCTGGCGGCGCTGGAGAGTTACTGCGGTGCGCGGCTGCTGGAACGCCGCGGCCGGGAAGCAAGGCTGACTCCTGCCGGCCGGATCTTTTACCGCACGGCCAAAGAGGTACTCCGCCGCCTGGACAGGACCCGCCAGGAGATTGCCGGGCTGGAGCAGCTCCTGCAGGGAGAACTCCTGCTGGGAGCCAGCACCACGCCGGGACAGTATCTTCTGCCCCGCCTCATCGCTGGTTTCCGAAGCCGGTATCCGGGGCTGCAGGTAACCCTGCGCATCGCCGATACCGCCGAGGTGCTCAAGGGCGTGCGGGAGGCAGAGCTGGACTTGGGGGTAGTGGGGGCCAAGAGCCCGATCAGAGGATTGAAGTTCCGGCCTTTAGCCGAAGACGAGATAGTCCTGATCGTACCCCCGGCCCACCGCCTGGCGGGATTACGGGAGGTGTCACCTCAAGATCTTGAGGGAGAGCCCTTTATCTGGAGGGAAAGCGGCTCGGGCACCCGGAAGGTGCTGGTGGAGCGACTGTCCGCCCTGGGTATTCGGCTTCCCGAGCCGGTGATGACTCTGGGCAGCACCGAGGCGGTGGTCAACGCCGTGGAAGCCGGGCTGGGGTTGTCTTTTGTGACCCATCTGGCGGCGGAAAGATCGGTCCACCTGGGGAAAGTGGCAGCACTGCGGGTAAAGGGGTTGGATCTGAGGAGGGAGCTTTTCCTGGTGGGCCGCGGTCGGGAAACTTCGCCAGCCGTGGAGGCCTTCTGGAACTTTGCCGCCCGGCGGCTTTCGCCCAATGATCAATGCTGCCCGGGCCCCGCCGTGCTATAA
- a CDS encoding ABC transporter substrate-binding protein → MRKLNRRAVIRRFTTIVLLLIILAAVAGCNGTPGSETDRKAITGTTHTVTVTDTLGRQVKVPARIERIACLCPFSGDAAVMLGQGDKIVAVIGGLKREVLLTEICPAVKSAAVPRVSGTINIEELIRCDPDVVFVKNDTALNEAEVDKLNRAGLTFVVVDFRSMEEQRYAMRLMGQVLGASEEAEEYNRYYESCLERVRKVVEQIPAEQRVRVYHSLNEATRTDYTQSLPADWTQAAGAINVSVNQQLKLVENEYYATLEQILQWDPDVIICNEPATLDYIMSNEQWSPLKAVKSRKVYLMPIGVSRWGHFSSLETPLAVLWTAKTLYPDRFRDLDMVAETKFFYRQFFDLELSDEMVSQILSGEGLRLPKQAEAK, encoded by the coding sequence ATGCGCAAGTTGAACCGGCGGGCGGTTATCAGGCGTTTCACCACCATTGTCTTATTGCTGATAATCCTGGCCGCAGTCGCAGGTTGCAACGGTACGCCTGGGTCGGAAACGGATCGGAAGGCCATTACCGGGACCACGCATACCGTAACCGTTACCGACACCCTGGGAAGACAGGTAAAGGTGCCGGCCAGAATCGAGCGCATTGCCTGCTTATGCCCCTTTTCGGGTGACGCCGCGGTTATGCTAGGGCAGGGCGACAAGATAGTGGCAGTAATAGGGGGGCTGAAGCGGGAGGTGTTGCTGACGGAGATATGCCCCGCGGTTAAGAGCGCCGCCGTACCGCGGGTGAGCGGCACCATAAACATCGAGGAGCTGATCCGTTGCGACCCGGACGTAGTCTTCGTCAAGAACGACACGGCGCTGAACGAAGCGGAGGTCGACAAGCTGAACCGGGCGGGCCTGACCTTTGTAGTGGTGGATTTTCGCAGCATGGAAGAGCAGCGGTACGCCATGAGGCTGATGGGCCAGGTTCTCGGGGCCAGCGAAGAAGCGGAAGAATACAACCGTTACTACGAGAGTTGCCTGGAGCGGGTGCGCAAGGTAGTGGAGCAAATACCGGCGGAGCAGAGAGTCCGGGTCTATCACTCGCTTAATGAGGCCACTCGCACCGACTACACCCAGAGCCTGCCGGCGGACTGGACCCAGGCGGCGGGGGCCATCAACGTTTCCGTAAACCAGCAATTGAAACTGGTGGAAAACGAATACTACGCCACCCTGGAACAGATTCTGCAGTGGGACCCGGATGTGATTATTTGCAACGAGCCCGCAACCTTAGATTACATCATGAGCAACGAGCAATGGAGCCCTCTTAAGGCGGTAAAAAGCCGCAAGGTATACCTGATGCCCATCGGGGTTTCGCGGTGGGGCCATTTTAGTTCCCTGGAAACGCCCCTGGCGGTACTCTGGACGGCCAAGACCCTGTACCCGGACCGCTTCCGCGACCTCGATATGGTGGCGGAAACCAAGTTCTTCTACCGCCAGTTCTTCGATCTCGAGCTCTCCGACGAGATGGTTTCTCAAATTTTGTCCGGAGAGGGCCTGCGCTTGCCCAAGCAGGCAGAAGCAAAGTAG
- a CDS encoding S-layer homology domain-containing protein — protein MLSVASAWPAFAGGGGGGGSGGGQSEPFAFIGAYLTTVTGNTFADIQPLTGAEIQSVMPTIRLEFNKNVTSETVWSENQACFILRESSGNQVPIIVTRIGTGSQDSPTEQKRNVFIAPQTELVPGKSYEIVISAKLRAQAGTALGADKTVNFSVAPAAAPPADGAAGQPQIEPSAPVTFTDIAGHWAQRDIEFMAEAGMAEEVAPGKFGPSDPVGRAQFAAFLNRCLGIQEVRPEQGHFKDVPASSGYYGAVETSLANRLTVGYGDGTFKPDAGITRQEVACVISRVLARAGRPIAVVGADATLARFTDASRVSSWAEEAVAAVASQGIMVGRESGRFAPQDTINRAEAMVILKRVKELLGRA, from the coding sequence ATGCTTTCTGTGGCCAGTGCCTGGCCGGCATTCGCCGGCGGCGGAGGGGGCGGCGGTTCTGGCGGGGGTCAGAGCGAACCCTTTGCCTTTATAGGAGCCTACCTCACAACTGTCACCGGTAATACCTTTGCCGACATTCAGCCACTGACTGGTGCGGAGATTCAATCGGTAATGCCTACCATTAGGTTAGAGTTCAACAAGAACGTGACTTCGGAAACCGTATGGTCGGAAAATCAGGCCTGCTTCATTCTGCGCGAATCCTCCGGTAACCAGGTGCCTATAATCGTCACCAGGATCGGCACCGGAAGCCAGGATTCGCCGACCGAGCAGAAACGCAACGTATTCATCGCGCCCCAGACCGAATTAGTCCCGGGTAAAAGCTACGAGATAGTGATTAGTGCGAAACTCAGAGCTCAAGCCGGGACCGCTCTAGGGGCGGATAAGACGGTCAACTTCTCCGTAGCCCCGGCAGCGGCCCCGCCGGCAGACGGCGCCGCCGGCCAGCCCCAGATCGAGCCGTCAGCGCCAGTTACATTCACCGACATTGCGGGGCACTGGGCGCAACGGGATATCGAGTTCATGGCCGAAGCAGGTATGGCCGAGGAGGTTGCGCCGGGCAAATTCGGTCCCTCGGATCCGGTTGGCCGGGCGCAATTTGCGGCCTTCCTGAATCGTTGCCTGGGTATCCAGGAAGTCAGGCCGGAGCAGGGACACTTTAAGGACGTACCGGCTTCATCCGGATATTACGGCGCGGTGGAAACGTCACTTGCTAACAGGCTAACGGTCGGTTACGGTGACGGCACTTTCAAACCGGACGCAGGTATCACCCGCCAAGAAGTGGCCTGCGTGATCTCGCGCGTGCTGGCCAGAGCCGGCAGGCCGATCGCGGTTGTCGGGGCGGATGCAACACTGGCCCGCTTCACCGACGCTTCCCGGGTCAGTTCGTGGGCCGAAGAGGCGGTCGCTGCCGTGGCCAGTCAAGGAATAATGGTGGGTAGGGAAAGCGGGCGCTTCGCTCCTCAAGATACTATCAATCGAGCCGAGGCCATGGTGATACTGAAGCGCGTGAAGGAATTACTCGGCCGGGCGTAA
- a CDS encoding aminotransferase class V-fold PLP-dependent enzyme, translating to MVYLNNAATTWPKPESVYRAADRCLRSLTGTPGRGGHPGVVSAGRLLLETRETLAALFGAGEPEKIVFTANATEALNLVLRGLLRPGDHVITTGLEHNSVARPLTALSAQGVEVTILPCSPSGSLEMARVQEAIRPHTRLIAMTHASNVTGALLPVEEVGALARKHGILFLVDAAQTAGEVPIDVEAAEIDFLAFTGHKALFGPPGTGGLYIRDPEALPPLKYGGTGSRSESLDQPDFAPDKFESGTPNLPGIAALGEGVRFVLQTGLAAIARHNRELTARLLEGLKTIPGLTVYGPPGPEGRLPVVSVNLQGLSPGEAAAWLAAKYEIVTRPGLHCAPLAHRTLGTLETGTLRLSPGFFNTAQEIDLALEALRELAREVRR from the coding sequence TTGGTCTATCTCAACAACGCCGCCACCACCTGGCCCAAACCCGAGTCGGTATACCGGGCCGCCGACCGGTGCCTGCGTTCGCTGACCGGGACGCCGGGGAGAGGAGGCCACCCGGGCGTGGTCAGTGCCGGCCGCCTGCTGCTGGAGACCCGGGAGACCCTGGCCGCGCTCTTCGGCGCAGGCGAGCCGGAGAAAATAGTCTTCACCGCCAACGCCACCGAGGCTTTGAACCTGGTCCTGAGGGGCCTGCTCCGGCCCGGCGACCACGTAATAACTACCGGTCTAGAACACAATTCCGTTGCCCGGCCTCTAACCGCCCTTTCGGCCCAGGGGGTGGAGGTCACTATCCTTCCCTGTAGCCCTTCCGGCAGCCTGGAAATGGCTCGGGTGCAGGAAGCCATTCGCCCCCATACCCGTCTGATCGCCATGACCCATGCTTCCAACGTGACCGGCGCCCTCCTGCCCGTGGAGGAGGTGGGGGCGCTGGCCCGCAAGCACGGGATTCTTTTTCTGGTGGACGCCGCCCAGACCGCAGGCGAGGTGCCCATTGACGTGGAAGCGGCAGAAATAGACTTTCTGGCCTTTACCGGCCACAAGGCCCTGTTCGGCCCGCCGGGCACCGGCGGCCTCTACATCCGAGACCCCGAAGCGCTGCCGCCCTTGAAATACGGCGGAACCGGAAGCCGATCGGAAAGCCTGGATCAGCCAGATTTCGCCCCGGACAAGTTCGAAAGCGGCACCCCTAACCTGCCGGGTATTGCCGCCCTGGGTGAGGGGGTGAGGTTCGTGCTCCAGACCGGCCTTGCCGCCATAGCCCGCCACAACCGGGAACTGACCGCCCGCCTCCTGGAGGGGCTCAAGACCATACCCGGGCTCACCGTTTACGGGCCGCCAGGTCCGGAAGGGCGCCTGCCGGTAGTCTCCGTAAACCTTCAGGGCCTATCGCCCGGCGAGGCCGCCGCCTGGCTGGCTGCCAAGTACGAGATTGTGACCCGGCCGGGCCTGCACTGCGCGCCCCTCGCCCACCGCACGCTGGGCACGCTTGAAACCGGCACCTTAAGGCTCAGCCCCGGGTTCTTCAACACCGCCCAAGAGATAGATCTGGCCCTGGAGGCTTTGCGGGAGCTGGCCCGAGAGGTGCGAAGGTAA
- a CDS encoding sulfurtransferase TusA family protein, with amino-acid sequence MTGQFKETLDVRGLSCPLPLVKTKQAMDRGAGVIEVRGDTPAAKDNITRLARSRHYDVAEEGPAGGEWTLILTLRSR; translated from the coding sequence ATGACCGGTCAGTTCAAAGAAACCTTAGATGTACGGGGACTGAGCTGCCCTCTGCCGCTGGTGAAAACCAAGCAGGCCATGGATCGGGGTGCCGGGGTGATAGAAGTACGAGGCGATACCCCCGCTGCCAAGGACAACATCACCCGCCTCGCCCGCTCCCGCCACTACGACGTGGCCGAAGAAGGCCCGGCCGGAGGCGAGTGGACCCTCATCCTAACCCTGAGGAGCCGGTAA